A portion of the Flavobacterium magnum genome contains these proteins:
- a CDS encoding phage tail protein — MDYLIGSIMLWGGNFAPRGWLACEGQLLSIASNTTLYTILGTTYGGDGVTTFALPDLRGRVATSAGQGPGLSYYTLGEQVGTESNTLTTAQMAMHTHGATGAVKVGANSGDEQDSNSPVDSYPRATPGVNTYAASANALMGASQFNVTMGPAGGNQPVPNMMPTLSMYFCICVEGIYPSHN, encoded by the coding sequence ATGGATTACTTGATCGGCTCAATTATGCTATGGGGCGGCAATTTTGCCCCGCGTGGCTGGCTGGCATGCGAAGGGCAACTGCTTTCGATTGCTTCAAACACAACCCTCTACACCATTTTAGGGACCACTTACGGTGGCGACGGTGTAACGACGTTCGCTCTTCCGGACCTTCGTGGCCGGGTGGCTACCAGCGCCGGGCAGGGCCCCGGACTTTCGTACTACACGCTCGGTGAGCAGGTCGGTACCGAGAGCAACACACTGACTACCGCCCAAATGGCAATGCACACGCACGGTGCTACGGGTGCGGTGAAGGTGGGTGCAAATTCAGGAGACGAACAGGATTCGAATTCTCCGGTGGATTCTTACCCACGGGCTACTCCGGGCGTAAACACCTATGCGGCGAGTGCCAACGCGCTTATGGGGGCTTCGCAGTTTAACGTGACCATGGGCCCTGCCGGTGGCAACCAGCCGGTACCTAACATGATGCCTACGCTGTCGATGTACTTCTGCATCTGCGTTGAGGGGATCTATCCGTCCCACAACTAA
- the rmuC gene encoding DNA recombination protein RmuC has protein sequence MEIATAIMVFIIALAIGTFIGKLIFSARFQSDKTSLEEKIIALNTQYAYMETQLKNEKSAADRQLQLLIQERETIRTEKEAYAIQLSKKETDFDNLLERHAEQKAEVEKLQEKFTKEFENLANRILEEKSVKFTEQNKENLKNILSPLHEKIHLFEKKVEDTHKESIDYHAALREHIGNLKLMNEQMSKETLNLTKALKGDSKMQGNWGELILERVLEKSGLEKGREYFVQQSHSNEEGSRVFPDVVINLPDGKKMIVDSKVTLTAYERFINEEDEALKSAYLKEHVLAIKRHVEQLGDKNYHDLYQMESPDFVLLFVPIESAFALALNEDTALYNRAFEKNIVIVTPSTLLATLRTIDSMWTNQKQQENAVEIARQAGALYDKFEGFVADLVKIGKKIDEAKTEYQGAMNKLLDGKGNLINSVEKLKKMGAKAKKSLPENILKRAENDENDYDRTPV, from the coding sequence ATGGAAATCGCAACCGCCATCATGGTTTTTATCATCGCGCTGGCAATCGGAACCTTCATCGGAAAACTGATTTTTTCCGCGCGGTTTCAATCGGATAAAACCAGCCTTGAGGAAAAAATTATCGCGCTCAACACCCAGTATGCTTACATGGAAACGCAGCTGAAAAACGAAAAATCGGCCGCTGACCGGCAATTGCAATTGCTCATACAGGAACGCGAAACCATCCGTACAGAAAAAGAGGCGTACGCGATCCAGCTGTCTAAAAAGGAAACCGATTTTGACAACCTGCTCGAACGCCATGCCGAACAAAAAGCCGAAGTCGAAAAGCTTCAGGAAAAATTCACTAAGGAATTTGAAAACCTGGCCAACAGGATACTCGAGGAAAAATCAGTAAAATTCACCGAGCAGAATAAAGAGAACCTAAAAAATATCCTGTCTCCGTTACACGAAAAAATCCACCTGTTTGAAAAGAAAGTTGAGGATACCCATAAGGAAAGCATCGATTACCATGCGGCACTGCGCGAACACATCGGGAACCTCAAGTTGATGAACGAACAGATGAGCAAAGAAACGCTGAACCTGACCAAGGCGCTCAAGGGCGACAGCAAGATGCAGGGCAACTGGGGCGAACTGATCCTCGAACGCGTACTGGAAAAATCAGGACTGGAAAAAGGACGCGAGTATTTCGTCCAGCAAAGCCACAGCAATGAGGAAGGCAGCCGCGTGTTTCCCGACGTGGTCATCAACCTGCCCGACGGCAAGAAAATGATCGTCGATTCTAAAGTCACGCTGACCGCCTACGAACGTTTCATTAATGAGGAGGATGAGGCCCTCAAATCAGCCTACCTGAAAGAACATGTGCTTGCCATCAAACGCCACGTCGAGCAATTGGGAGATAAAAACTACCACGATTTGTACCAGATGGAGAGCCCGGATTTCGTACTGTTGTTCGTCCCGATCGAATCGGCTTTCGCCCTCGCCCTTAATGAGGACACCGCACTGTACAACCGCGCGTTTGAGAAAAATATCGTGATCGTCACCCCGTCGACGCTGCTGGCTACGCTGCGCACGATCGACAGCATGTGGACCAACCAGAAACAGCAGGAAAACGCAGTTGAGATCGCACGGCAGGCGGGCGCCTTATACGATAAATTTGAAGGTTTCGTCGCCGATCTTGTCAAAATCGGGAAAAAGATAGACGAGGCAAAAACGGAGTACCAGGGCGCGATGAACAAGCTTCTCGATGGAAAAGGCAACCTGATCAACAGCGTGGAAAAACTTAAAAAGATGGGCGCCAAAGCCAAAAAATCGCTGCCCGAGAACATCCTCAAACGTGCCGAAAACGACGAAAATGATTATGATCGAACCCCTGTTTAA
- a CDS encoding response regulator transcription factor, whose product MAPTKIKIALADDELLFRKGISFLLQREKNLEIIFEASNGSELIDHLKSLPEQPDIILMDLKMPLLNGVEATKVIHKMFPGIRIIALTSYNTKPFIANMIQVGAVSFIVKNATPQEVIHTINEVAQKGFYYSPDVMKIIHDDMLTKKTTRSNLDTDYLTAREIKILELICEQKNTVEIGETLFISPRTVEGHRNNLLIKTESRNIAGLVVYAIQNRIVTLKNFD is encoded by the coding sequence ATGGCCCCAACTAAAATAAAAATAGCCCTTGCCGATGACGAACTGCTGTTCAGGAAAGGCATTTCATTTTTGCTGCAACGCGAAAAAAATCTCGAAATTATTTTCGAGGCGTCCAATGGATCAGAACTGATCGACCATCTGAAATCATTACCCGAACAGCCTGACATCATCCTGATGGACCTCAAAATGCCGCTACTTAACGGCGTTGAGGCGACTAAAGTCATCCACAAGATGTTTCCCGGAATCCGGATCATTGCACTGACCAGCTACAACACCAAGCCTTTCATCGCAAACATGATCCAGGTGGGTGCAGTGTCGTTCATCGTGAAAAATGCCACACCACAGGAAGTAATCCATACGATCAATGAAGTGGCCCAGAAGGGCTTTTATTACAGCCCGGATGTCATGAAGATCATCCATGATGACATGCTGACCAAGAAGACTACGAGAAGCAACCTCGACACCGATTACCTGACGGCACGCGAGATCAAAATCCTTGAGCTGATTTGTGAGCAGAAAAACACCGTCGAGATTGGCGAGACATTATTCATCAGTCCCCGAACGGTCGAGGGACACCGAAATAATCTGCTGATCAAGACGGAGTCCCGCAACATTGCCGGACTGGTAGTCTATGCGATACAAAACCGGATCGTAACTTTGAAAAACTTTGATTAG
- a CDS encoding phage tail protein encodes MEPTIGEIIIFAGNFAPKGWALCNGQLMSIAQNTALFSLLGTTYGGDGKVTFGLPDLRGTIPSHAGNGPGLSPTNLGEFQGTQTQMLNVTQLPMHAHSALGSVAVLCNNSDEADSSDPTGAFFRQTPGVNTYAGSSNASMGASTATVTIMANGGNQPMNNQQPYLGINYVIALQGIYPSRP; translated from the coding sequence ATGGAACCAACGATAGGAGAAATAATTATTTTCGCCGGGAATTTTGCGCCGAAAGGCTGGGCGTTATGCAATGGTCAGCTCATGTCGATTGCACAAAATACAGCACTCTTTTCATTATTAGGGACGACATACGGCGGTGATGGCAAGGTTACATTCGGTTTGCCGGATCTCCGTGGCACGATTCCAAGCCATGCCGGAAATGGCCCTGGCCTGAGTCCGACCAACCTGGGAGAATTCCAGGGCACGCAAACCCAGATGTTAAACGTGACCCAGCTTCCCATGCACGCGCACTCTGCGCTGGGCTCTGTAGCCGTACTCTGCAATAATTCAGATGAGGCGGATTCAAGCGATCCTACCGGTGCATTTTTCAGGCAGACGCCGGGTGTGAATACCTATGCAGGTTCGTCAAACGCTTCGATGGGTGCTTCCACCGCTACCGTTACCATTATGGCCAATGGCGGAAACCAGCCAATGAACAATCAGCAGCCTTATCTGGGCATCAACTACGTCATCGCGCTTCAGGGAATCTATCCCTCCAGGCCGTAA
- a CDS encoding phage tail protein, whose product MELEPFLGQIGIFAGNFAPRNWALCNGQLMSISANQALFTILGTTYGGNGVTTFALPDLRGRVAVSAGQRPGLSEITLGEVYGTETNTMTSAQMPAHTHTAITTPPNVRIAVNSGDEQDSDSPEGCFLRQTPGVDSYAGTANSAMGSSNATLNVTAAGGSQPINNIQPTLALNYCIALNGIYPTRG is encoded by the coding sequence ATGGAACTAGAACCATTTTTAGGACAAATCGGAATTTTTGCAGGAAATTTTGCACCGCGTAACTGGGCGCTCTGCAACGGACAGTTGATGTCGATATCGGCAAACCAAGCGCTTTTTACAATCCTTGGCACCACGTACGGAGGCAATGGCGTCACCACGTTCGCACTGCCTGACCTTCGCGGACGGGTAGCGGTTAGTGCCGGGCAACGGCCAGGCTTGAGCGAAATTACTTTGGGCGAGGTATACGGTACTGAGACCAATACCATGACCAGTGCGCAGATGCCTGCACATACCCATACGGCCATAACGACGCCGCCAAACGTCAGGATTGCTGTGAATTCAGGGGACGAACAGGATTCTGACTCGCCTGAAGGCTGCTTCTTACGCCAGACACCGGGTGTGGACAGCTATGCAGGGACTGCGAATTCGGCAATGGGGTCGTCCAATGCGACGCTTAACGTTACCGCTGCGGGCGGTAGCCAGCCCATCAACAATATTCAGCCTACGCTGGCACTGAATTACTGCATCGCGCTTAACGGAATTTACCCTACACGCGGTTAA
- a CDS encoding sensor histidine kinase, with product MEKELFRRPQYQGHFMNTNTIQENDLLVVIIYTCAAFLLMATVLVLFYHFSRKKIVQHELEKRDLQISHQKDLLKATIITQEEERKRIAQDLHDDISSKLNIVSLNTHLLTASGLSENELAEITGHIIELTGKALENSRRIAHDLLPPVLEKFGLHAAIEELCHEFKSARQAEIHFMNKLPPFNMAEEETHLQVFRILQELLNNSFRHGKATTIHIVLDEVDGKRLCAYTDNGKGFDPSEMKNKKGLGMKNIESRIAILNGNLTFDSAVNRGVQVTFTF from the coding sequence ATGGAAAAAGAGCTTTTCAGGCGGCCCCAATACCAAGGACATTTCATGAATACCAATACGATACAGGAAAATGACCTACTCGTCGTAATCATCTACACCTGTGCCGCGTTCCTGCTGATGGCGACAGTGCTCGTCCTGTTTTACCACTTTTCAAGAAAAAAGATCGTGCAGCACGAATTGGAAAAACGCGATTTGCAGATCAGCCACCAGAAGGATCTGCTCAAAGCCACGATCATCACCCAGGAAGAAGAACGCAAGCGGATTGCCCAGGACCTGCATGACGACATCAGCTCAAAGCTCAATATCGTGTCGCTCAATACACACCTGCTCACCGCTTCGGGACTTTCTGAAAATGAACTTGCCGAGATTACGGGTCACATTATCGAACTGACAGGCAAGGCGCTTGAAAATTCCCGGCGGATTGCCCACGATCTCCTGCCTCCGGTATTGGAGAAATTCGGGCTTCATGCGGCCATCGAGGAATTGTGTCACGAGTTCAAGAGCGCCAGGCAGGCTGAGATCCATTTTATGAACAAACTGCCACCTTTCAATATGGCTGAGGAAGAAACGCACCTGCAGGTTTTCCGGATCCTACAGGAATTGCTTAACAATTCTTTCCGCCATGGCAAGGCGACGACAATCCACATCGTATTGGATGAGGTGGACGGAAAGCGCCTGTGTGCTTACACCGATAATGGTAAAGGCTTCGACCCGTCGGAAATGAAGAACAAGAAAGGACTCGGCATGAAAAATATCGAAAGCCGTATTGCGATTCTTAACGGTAATCTTACCTTTGACAGTGCCGTCAATCGTGGCGTGCAGGTTACATTCACATTCTAA
- a CDS encoding T9SS type A sorting domain-containing protein, translating into MKKILLLAALFFIPGAVVAQTLNPGDIVVIGYAADTGTATVAYNEFSWVPLVNLPAGTKIYFTDAGYNTVDSDFMGSGLSDEILLRYIVPAGGISAGTVMTVTEEMLPSGYTAISSSKFGNDFNGMITLPNAGDQITVFQSTDDETTPATFGNTDFSAIFMLTGSSLSFTALAVGKSGISPVSNVDNLTNLAPGLENGVNAVAVGSGPLEADESDNARYQGIASGTREEILASVCNLANWGRYDSAFGNDLAFGTTPNGWTSNGVVAFDVQSLGRYEADQQSFALYPNPVTNDFRIRTGSNAHVDGVFIYDVKGLQVAEFKNPEDIIDVSGLPPGTYFVKLTSGTDTITRKILKE; encoded by the coding sequence ATGAAAAAAATTTTACTTCTTGCAGCCTTGTTCTTCATTCCGGGCGCCGTCGTGGCGCAAACCCTGAATCCCGGTGATATTGTCGTGATCGGGTATGCTGCCGACACCGGCACGGCCACCGTGGCCTATAACGAATTCAGCTGGGTGCCGCTGGTGAACCTGCCGGCCGGCACAAAAATTTATTTTACTGATGCCGGGTACAATACTGTAGATTCAGATTTCATGGGGTCCGGCCTTAGCGATGAAATCCTGCTGCGATACATCGTACCTGCCGGAGGCATCAGCGCGGGGACCGTAATGACCGTTACCGAGGAAATGCTGCCTTCAGGTTACACAGCCATCAGTAGTTCGAAATTCGGCAATGATTTTAACGGAATGATCACGCTGCCGAACGCGGGAGACCAGATTACCGTTTTTCAGTCGACCGACGATGAGACTACGCCTGCGACTTTTGGTAATACTGATTTTTCTGCGATTTTTATGCTTACGGGAAGCTCGCTGTCGTTCACCGCACTCGCAGTAGGCAAGTCGGGTATTTCGCCCGTGTCGAATGTGGACAACCTTACCAATCTGGCACCCGGACTTGAAAATGGCGTCAATGCGGTGGCCGTTGGTTCCGGACCGCTTGAGGCGGACGAATCAGACAATGCGCGTTACCAGGGCATCGCCAGCGGTACGCGTGAAGAAATCCTTGCTTCGGTGTGCAACCTCGCTAACTGGGGCAGATACGACAGCGCATTTGGGAACGATCTCGCATTCGGAACCACGCCAAACGGATGGACTTCCAATGGCGTCGTGGCCTTTGACGTGCAGTCTTTGGGGCGTTACGAAGCTGATCAGCAGTCATTCGCCCTGTATCCGAATCCGGTAACGAATGATTTTCGGATCAGGACCGGCAGCAATGCCCATGTTGATGGTGTTTTTATTTATGACGTTAAAGGCCTGCAGGTGGCTGAGTTTAAAAACCCCGAAGACATCATTGATGTTTCGGGATTGCCACCGGGCACCTATTTTGTAAAGTTGACGTCAGGGACAGATACGATTACAAGAAAAATCCTCAAAGAATAG